GGGAGACGTTTAGCGAGCGCTCCTCCAGCTCACAAACTCTGACCCAATTTGACTCTAACATTGCACCAGCTGACCCTGTAAGTCAATCACTTAGTATGCATGGTTTCACCATTAATGGACAGACATTAACCCTCTCTGGATCTCCATgagctcgctctctctctctctctctctctctctatctctatctctatctctctctatctctctctctctcactctctcattctctcattctctcactctctctaactctcactctctctcacactagCTGTGTTTCCATCCAATTGTCACGGGACATTTAAACAAACGCAAAATGTAGTTTTGTCAGAAGATCGTAGTATAAGATCATTTATAAATGGCAAGCAAACGGAGTAAAAGGTTGGAAAttggaaacaaaacaaggccACCTTACCCATTTACAAGAGCAACACGGGGAGAGGTTTTCAGGTCTATAATAAGATAATAACGGCCATGTTTCAAGATGTTTTTATGGACAAAGATACTTTTCTAATGCATTTACTGAGTACTGCAAGCTAGATGTTGGCCACATCAGTACTCCATTTTATTGTTTCCATATCCCTACTGGCACTTAAACTACTTTTGATTTtcaagaaaagcaaaaaaaacctcAAGCCTgcttaaaaacatatttagaaagATGACGTTTTATTGAATTTTGCCGTTTCTGACATATTTTCTGATGGTTATTTGGAAACacagctctttctctctctctctctctctctctcctttctctctgtctctctctctctctgcatgaTGTTCTTTCAAAGTTCAGTCTGCTGCAGCgcccagtgtgtgttttgacttGGCTGGCTTAGCTTCTATTGGACATCACTTGATCACTAATGCATTTGCAGATTGTCACAGATACATTTGTCCGTGTATGGTCAAATGCTGTAAGTACTTACACGTGTGTGGTGCTTTCTCATTTACTGTTGAAGTGTCTCAGTCCTTTTTTTGCCCCTCAGGCATCATTTTCCTTACAGCAATAATGTCCTCATAGCTCTGGACCATAAATCAGGTGAAAAACTGCAGTATTGACGACCACTATTTTCCCTAAAGCAAGAGtctgcatttttttaaagagtgcTTCAGGGTGCCTTGAAATTCTGGGCAGAAATCCCAGCAAATGAATACTGAGCAGCACCTGAACAAGGGTGTAACATGTCCCCCTTAAATCTTTGGAATGGCAAAAACTCAGATTTCAGTACCTGTACTTAAGGTTCAGTTGCACAAAGTAAAGCTACTTTTTAGTACGTTAAAAGACTCCGATACTGCAGTAATATTCCAATTCCAATCTCACTTTGATTGCATTAGGTACTTTTCAAATGAGTTATCAAATGCAAATCAATGCAAGTGGCAGAAGGAGGAAAGCCTGGTCAGGATTACAAACGTATCTCCTTCTTTAAAAcatatctctctctttcccttcagaaaatctgtctgtctcacctccTGTCCCTTTTATCTTTTCTTCAGGACACGGCCATTGTCCACCCGGTCCCCATCCGGATGACACCCAGTAAGATCCACATGCAGGAGATGGAGCTGAAGAGGACCGGCAGCGGTGAGAAGTCCATTGCAGTATTTCAAAATTGCATAAATGAGCGTAGTTTCTAGCATAACGTGTGTGCTACAACGGTGTATAAGCAAGTTATAAAGCAAGTTATGAAGGAAGGATGGTAGGAGTTGacttaacatttgttttttctcagacCACAACCACCCGACCAGTCCGCTGCTGGCTAAACCTCCAGAACTGTCCGAAGAAGCCAAACTACCGTCATCCATGAAGTTTGTAGCCGCCAACGCTGTAGGTGAGTAAAGGACGGGCTGCTGTGCCAGGGAGATGCTAAGAGAAAAAACTCCAtcaatttattgttttgtgcCTTACAAAAAATGTCTTCCTTGTCGCAACCTGGTGCCTAcgttacccacaatgcaactgcACTGCAGACCATCCAGCCTGAGATTCTTTAGCATTATTTCCAAGTCATGAATCACATTGAGGTCACTGGAATAAAATGTCTTCACATGCTTTGAGACGCTTTGATTAGATGTTTATGGGATGTGTGATTTctctacctttttttaaaggtgacGGCTACAGCAGTTCAGACTCCTTCACCTCAGACCAGGAGCCAATCACAAGACAAAGGTCAGTATTTTCCCTctgatttgtttgtattgtttgacCTTTGTTGCACCAGCTCTCCAAACATGACTCGTTGGGAACAGATTTGGGAGAATTTGTTCATATCTCGTCCCtaattcaaaaaaacatttgtgtccAGGTCTCATTCGGGGACGTCTCCAGAGACTCTGAAGGTAGTAGcccctcctccgcctcccccCCGCCCGCACGCCTCTCACTCTCGCTCCTCGTCTCTCGACATGAACCGCACCTTCGCCGTCGTGACCGCTGCAGGACAACCACCATCCTCAGCCATAGCTTACCCGCCCGCCGTGCCTCCGCGACCCCTACCCACACAGgtaagagggacagaaaaacaTCCTGATTTACAAAGAGTATATAGGGTTTGAATCAATTACACTGAGATCTGTATACCTATTCCTTGTCTgcatatgtttttattgaattagTTGTCAGAAAAAACTCCTGTatgtgatttttattatttcacatgAAGGCCTTCACCCCTCCCGTCCCTCTTTTTCAGTCGTCAGCGCCACACACCGGGCTTCGCGGGGAGGCTGAGGTTGCACCAGGTGGCCCTACGGTTCTCACCACCACCTCCCCCCAGATTCCCCAGCAGCCCAATTTCGCAGACTTCAGTCAGTTTCAGGCCTTCGCTGCGACTGACCAGCCTTCCAGCCTGCCGGACGTCGACATCCACAGTGAGCCGGGACAGGTAGGTCGTCCccggagtgtgtgtctgtttttccaGGAGGTTTTTCACAGAAGACTTTCAACAAATACTGTCACCCTCAACAACTACCAAACGTGTTTCCCAACATGTGTTTGCGGTGTAAAGCTCAGAGTTAAACTTGATATGTTTATCCTCCTACAGGTGGAGAAGCCTTCAGAGGGCGCCGGCCCTTTAAGAACAGTGAAGAGTGACGGCCAGGCAGACGAGAGGGTCCCAGCTACTGTCAGCTCCGTAAGTAAACCTCTATAATACGTGTCTAGTTCCACCATCAATCATTAACCCGAAGATATTCAATATACTATTTACTTTTGCTTCCCGATCAGGCCAAATGTTCTGGGTCTGGTCCGTTAGGCCCGCCTCCCAAACCTGTGCGCCGAAGGTTGAAATCTGAAGACGAGCTGCGACCAGAGGACGAGCAACCCGGCCCGCAGAAATCCAACGTCATAGCTGCCGTCCTGGCCACTCAGCCCACCATCCCCAGGTAGGAAAACATGGCTTTAGGAAGATTTTGTTTAAtgtgagttgttttttttatcatgttgAAGTACAAACtgcatatctgtgtgttttcaggtcGGTTGGAAAGGACAAAAAGGCGATTCAAGCTTCTATCAGAAGAAACAAGGAGACGAACACAGTGTTGGCACGACTTAACAGTGAACTGCAGCAACAGCTGAAGGTAAGCATGATTATAAAGAGATGTAATTATCTTTCCCTCTGACAAAAAAACACTCCTAACTTCCTCGCGTTTTCCAGGACCTGCTTGAAGAGAGGATATCCCTGGAAGTGCAACTGGAGCAGCTCAGACCTTTCTCTCATCTTTAACCAACATGAGGAGGAAAACTCCTGCTGTAGTTTATCTGAAGCGAGGCTGTGGCTCTCGTTGTGACTCCCCACCCCTCACACCTacacctctccctcctccccacTACCATCTCAGCTTCCCTGGAGGCTCCGACCCCCTGCAGGGTGCTCCGTTAAAACTCAAacgctccatcacacacacacatcgtaaACCAGAAGCACCTGAGAGCACAGATTCaccaggaggagaaggaggtgaaaggagcatggggtgggggggggagattACACAAACTGGCACTTTTCAATTTCTGAGAAACGGTTAGGAGTGGCGGACAAAACTGCGAGTGCTGTCTGAAGACAAAACTGCTGGTGTCTTATCACTTTGTGAATGTCTGAAgaagaaaggtgtgtgtgtttgtgtggctgtgtctgtgtgtggctgtgttcCTGTTTAGTGATTACTTGAAGCTAGCACCAATGTGTTTGATCTGTCTTGGGGTACGGACTCCGCCACACCAAACTCCTATGAAAAATCAGGCACATTTTAAGGAAGCAGTGTagtatttttggggaaatactTATTTACTTTCTTTCCGAGTTAGACGAGAAGATCCATATCATTGACAGAAATGGAGTCtgtgattagcttagcttagcagtggCTAGCTTTGAGGCTTTCAAAACATCTACACCAGTCATCTACATCTGCCTGGAAGCAGGAATGGTAAAGTGACTGGAGTTTGGTGTAGCCCGTCTCCATTAAAaacagtgggtgtgtgtgcgtgtgtgtgtgtggccttaCACGGCTAAATCATGGTGaaggcttgttttgtttttgtttgacgCATCCTGTGACATGAATTCAGCCCGCCTCTCTCTTCTTACTGCCCCCTTGAagtctacgtgtgtgtgtgtgtgagagagtgagtgaatgtgttgtTTCTCTTCATGTTACACAGTGTTTGGGGTTTGATGTGACTGAATGGTTTAAACTTTATGCCAAATGACTGAACTCCGCTCCCTCGCCTCTATTCgggctgtgtttttaaaatagaaatgcaacctcctttctttccttcagGTTTCTCTCGTGTGTGAACATctcagctttctttttttttaaacctttattctTCAGTTGCTGCAGTTATTTCCAATCTTTTACTTTCACATTGACGGGATACCAGCCCAAACACACGTTCACTTGAAGGGTTTGAAGATTTTCCAGCTGCTGCACTGCAGGGGGCAAAATTTATGAAGAATTTTTCTCGTGATCAGCAAACACGCATGCACAGATTTAGAGTTACAGATGTTGGTTTGAGAAACTCAGCGGTTTTCTGATCGGGCAGATGGCACTATGCAAGTACGGGCGATACATCCTCACAACTATACTTAGCTGTTTGTACTATGATAGTAGCAACTGTGTGAGCAGCATACTCTGGTTTTTGTATCGTAGATCTTCCAGAACaccatttactgtatgtttgtgaTTCAATCggccttttttctttctttctgggGCTTCCCCTGCTCCCCCCCTGGTTCCAGAGGGAAGTCCAGATCAGTGTTTTATCAGGACACTTTCACCCTAAATGTGCAACATGTGACCATGGCAAGGTGTAGTTGAAGCTCACTACAGACGGAGACCAGTCGACAGAAAAGGAGACCTGAATGACCCAACTGCACTTTGAACCCAACCCCGCCCCTCGCTCCTCCtcctttgtatttttacttgttACATCCCTCTTCCTGCTTTCTTTTAACTCTTGCATGTTGTCTTTCACgcgtatttaaaaaaaaaagaggatgctttaagaagaaaaataatgaaccaCTCATTTTATTTCTTCACCTTGGAAACTGGAAGGTTTTTCGTGCCGGTATCCTAAAAGTCTTGTTGggttaattattttttataagtGTTTTGTCCCCGGAGCTTCCTGTGTGTCTGAAGAATCTGTTCTTCTAAAAGCCTTACTCCCCGACTGGCGTTCAGGTTTCCACTGTGGCTGACTGACCTCTCTTCCTTGTCGTATCAAGGCTCGCcttcttttttctgctgttgAGGACGATGATGTtcttggtgtgtgtgcgtgtgtgtgttatatcGTTTCCAGACCTGGAACTAATACCATTCGAAACCCTATTCAAAAACCTTCATGCAGGATTGATTTATGTTTGCTAGCACAACAGCTCCCCGTTCACCCTTAAAGGCAATCCAGGCAGGCAGAAGCAATCACCTCTGAGTCTTTGATGGGATTTTGAATACTATTTGCTCCCAGATCtgtgttgtatattgtatatgaTACACACTTTTGGACTCATATGTACATTTGCATTAATTGCTGACTAACAGCGAAAGAATATTCTATTTAATTCCTTCTCTCTTGGCTGTGGGATCCTAGATGTTTAACTGCATGGATGTACTGTATCTCTGCAGAGTCAACTAGCAGCTGTGtgatttttacacaaaaataaaaacggCACAATATTTTAAACACTGCTCTCTATCTTTGTCGTTTGGCTctggaaaatgttttctctctacAGATTGTTTCATAAGAGTGAAGGTATGGTATGAATACGCACTTATTGGGGGTTATTTTACTCTTTGAAGTTAACTCCGTACCGGTTTTACTTATTGAAAGTGCACCCGAAGTTTTAAAAAGCAGTATTTTAATCAGCAGTTTTGGGTTCATTTCTTAGAGACAGTCCTGATGAATCAGATTTTATGAGTTTATGTTTCTaaaacccctttttttcccctcaattAAACTGGTTGTTACTTCagtcatgaatatttaatatgatgCAAAGATTCATAGGAGCAAAAGCCagaaacaaatgtgttcttcaaaaaagtcattatttaatTCGCAGCAATACCTTATTTGGTCAGCCTGTTTGATTTaactgttaaatgtattttttttaaaatcttttatgTTTCCAGAAGTTGTTTCTATTAAACATGAGACATAATGTATAAAtgatatcaaaataaaatgtcggACTTTCTACTTTAAACAGAACCAGAAGAAGGAAGAGTTCAATACTGCAGCGATTGATGCAAGGACAGTAGCGGCACATCGTCGATTAAAACTCGACTCATTACCCTTCATCAAATTCCAGAGAAACCTCAGGATAATCAAAGCCAACAGGAAGCAGCTGAGATCATTTTTGCAGATCATCACACAACGACCTGATGAGCTTTAGTTTTTGAGCTGTAAAACCATATCAAATCTGTAATGCAGCAGGTGTTTGTTCCCCTGTTTCTGTGCACCAACTTTAAGGTATTTATAGTTAAATAAAGAAGGTAGATTGTTGAAGTTTTCCACGTCAGCAGATGTATAAATGCAGACCCATTTGCAAGATAGACGTATTTTGGTTCCAGTAATGAGAACATATCTGTTTGACAAAGGTTTCAAACTGtccaaagaaacacaaagacactgaTTGGGTTTGAGCAGGTTTATTAGATCTCTATTTATTCCTTCTTTGCGAGGCTGTTGTACAGAGGGGCTTAAAAGCAATCATGAACAAAAACTCTTAACTAGTCAGTTTAACTCCAGCGAATGAACCACTTCCACCAACTCAGACAGCAGCTGTCAGAGATCTGTAGGAAGGTGCATCGGGTCACTGACACAAACTTGGATTAACTCACTCTAAACGTACTTATCAACAAATATTAGCAACAAACCAATCCtagttttattgaaatgtgATGGAGGAAATGTCAGTTTGATCTTTATATATAAGGTTAAACTGAAACTCAAGCAGAGAAAGTCCCTTTTTAGCAAAGCCAAGCTCACATGTTACACAGCcttattgttttgtgttatcTACATCTACTGAATATCTCCTCTGACAGCAGGACAAAGAGCTCTAAGGTTACAATATAAATCTCTGAGGTTAAACTGAGTCGTTGGCTGAAGCAGGACTTTAAGAGGATTTACAACAGAATCAGTGCGTTGGCTTCAGGGTTTTTTCATCAGCGGGGTTTCTGGTGATGAGTCCAGAACATTCTCCTGTTCCGTCAGCAGAACGTGCAGGTTTGGGACTTTATTTGACCACactggaaaaaagaaagagaaggagatcAGAGATACATATTTGTCTATTTTAACTATATGctattcattcatttccatGCTAAATAGCGAGAGGAATCAGGAATTGGGGACAAGAActaaatacatctttaaaatgctgctgttcttcagtggaaacaaaacaactaaGATAATTAGCAGAGACAACAAGGTTTAGCTTTTCAAATAATTGAGTACGGTAAAGGAAGCACAGGGGAGATCTGTTATGCGTTAGATATTGTGGATTAAAAGCAGAAAGTCTATCGTTATGTAAATCTGTACTAAAGATCTTAAGTGCAGTTTAGTAACTCTGTGGTCGTTGCATAGAAAATGAGAAATTCCAGCAGCTTTAGAAGCTATAAGGTAGGTAACCTTGAGTTTAGGTGGCGGTGCAAtggagaaacataaagaaatgtattgttgtttttggattATATACACTGAGTGTGCTGGACACTCACACGCTGGTCTCCTTGTAGCGGTCCAGAGCCTCCTGGGCCACAACCTCGGAGAACTTGGGGTCGGTCCAGGGGATGTCGCCCGGCACGCTGACGTTTATGGCCGGAGTGTCAAACAGCTTCACGGACACGTTGGTTTCTGCCGGCTTCTTCTCATCGCTTGGCTTCTCTTCAGTGTCACTGCTGATCACCTGGAATTCATATGTTGTTGATTGAGGAAAACACCGCACTGATCACACACCTTTCACAAAGtaaaggtctttttttttgttttacatataGAGTTTTGCTACAGGTGTTTCGTACCGTCTGGACCCGGAAGACGTCGGTGATGTTGGCCAGAGAGGACACCCAGCCGAACTCTCTGTTGAGCATGTCGAGGACGGAGGAGGTGTTGAGCATCTTCTCCTCGAACCTCTTCAGGAGGTTGTTGTACTGCTGGGTGAAACGCTCGGCCAGGGCCAGCGCCTCCTCCAGCTCCGCCTTCAGAGGGCCGTCCAGAGGCTTTCTCCCGGAGCAGTCTGTGGGGGAAACATCATCAGGACGCAGGAGTAAGGTCAGAAAGACACTTAACTGATTACACCGGgataaaaaggacatttacttGGATTAAACGCAGGGTTCAGGCAATTCGGTCCAAGACTATATGTCACATCTGACCAAAGACATTTACCATGGCGTATATTAGGTGATATTTTTGACGACAGTGGCCAAAATTCTGATATTTTGGGCTTAACATTTCATTATATCTGAAAAAACTGACATATAAATGTTTCGGGGAgcactgttaaataaaataaatgctacaTCTTACCCATCTGCTGGATGTCTTTGCATTTCTGACACTCTTCGCGGAACTTGAGGCAGCCAGCAGAGTTACGGCGgatctctctgcaggtcatcgTGCCGTCGCCAAAAGGTTTCGTGATGACCACGTCCTCGTTCACGCTGCCGTCTGCAACCCGACACAAAAGCGCAGATTAGAAACTCCATTCCATTTTGATTTCAGTAGAACATGTCAGAGGTGTAACTTCACTGGGAGCTGTGTCTGAGTCCATGTCCATCATGGAGCCCATGGAGCTGAAGAGGTTCTTGCTCATGTCCATCATCGGGGAGAACAAATCCTGGAAGCCGTGGAATGGATCGCGGAAGAGCAGGCGGATGCTTCTGCTCCGACGAGTGAACGGTCCCAGGATATCAGAGAAAAAGAACGATGGAGGGTTGAAGTGCAGATGATCAGCCACCTGAgaaaccacacagagacacagttaacctctctgtttctgcagtgAGTGTCCTGGTGTACGCATACGTGATCCATGATCGGGATTCACCGCACAATACAACTGTTAGAGCTTTTATGGGTATCTCTGGGTCCAGTGTTTATATCTGAGGTACCTTCATGCTGTTTGAAAAGATGCTGTTGACACCGTGGGCCATCTCGGAGTATTTCTCCTCCAGGTTGGTGAACTCTTTGCTCTGCCGCTGCCCCTCCTGAACCAGGACGTCTATGTTCTCCCCGTTGATCCAGATGGAGAAAGGGGACGTTCTGTTCAGCACCCCCTCCAGCTGCAAGTAAAGGATCATTTCTAAATGATCTGtgtaaaacatgtctttttttaagcttatcgggacagagaagagagggagagactggGGATGCATCACAGTCACTTCCTTTAATGAACCAGCGATGGGGATTCATTCTCTAACCAGTGTTTATGCAATTAAACTGCATCATGTTCTTAAGAAAGGAAGTCATCGACTATCAAAGCTCTGTATAAAGACTCTAGTACGAGTTCATGTATTTGTAATGTGCTGGTCCCACCTGGCGTCCCACCAGTCCAGATCCACTGCTGCATGTTCTGGAGTAGTATTTGACGCAGGTGTTCTTCAGGCAGGGCTTGCACTCCTCCCACAGAGCCCTCATGGTATCGTTAcagacctcctcctcctgctccagcttAGCCTCCATCTCCTGAGCCGTACGCATCGCCTCCTGAggtgagacagaaacacagatttcaAAAAGGCAACTCTTATTTTGGCGGGATCCCTGTTACTCATTGTCGATCATCAGGTGTGGTTGCATAAGGTTTTCTACGGATCGAtttagatagatggatggatcaAATCATTTACTGCACGataagtaaatatattttgctTTGATATGGAATAATGATGAGATGTTTTCTACCTCTTTTAGATCCTTGGTCTTCTCCAGGTCGTCCAAAAACTTCTGATGCTCCTCTGAAGATTTCTGCATCACGCTCTTCATCTCCTTCAC
The sequence above is drawn from the Eleginops maclovinus isolate JMC-PN-2008 ecotype Puerto Natales chromosome 15, JC_Emac_rtc_rv5, whole genome shotgun sequence genome and encodes:
- the clu gene encoding clusterin, with translation MLMMMMMMRKKGSKILAVVALLLASVNCLVPPSTEDLNQISIQGEKFLDKQIETAVNGVKEMKSVMQKSSEEHQKFLDDLEKTKDLKEEAMRTAQEMEAKLEQEEEVCNDTMRALWEECKPCLKNTCVKYYSRTCSSGSGLVGRQLEGVLNRTSPFSIWINGENIDVLVQEGQRQSKEFTNLEEKYSEMAHGVNSIFSNSMKVADHLHFNPPSFFFSDILGPFTRRSRSIRLLFRDPFHGFQDLFSPMMDMSKNLFSSMGSMMDMDSDTAPNGSVNEDVVITKPFGDGTMTCREIRRNSAGCLKFREECQKCKDIQQMDCSGRKPLDGPLKAELEEALALAERFTQQYNNLLKRFEEKMLNTSSVLDMLNREFGWVSSLANITDVFRVQTVISSDTEEKPSDEKKPAETNVSVKLFDTPAINVSVPGDIPWTDPKFSEVVAQEALDRYKETSVVVK